Genomic window (Nicotiana sylvestris chromosome 7, ASM39365v2, whole genome shotgun sequence):
aCATCATCctctcattttttttccttttctttttttttgttttaattttttttgtttccttcttttttttcttttccttttaaataaaaaaaatgattctatcgaaccctatgtaggttgcctacgtatcatgacgccgcatgaatcagatctttgcgtagttcgggaaaaagtaatggataaattaaactaaaaaaatcaaaaactttTTGGATTATTCATTACAAcaactttttttcattttcaaatataaaatagGAAATATGATAACGAGAGACTCATTTCAACTATACTACGACAAACTCCAACACCAACTAAAAGAATCATTACTGGACATGACTATAAAGTACAAGACAACATAAAAAAGAAacatactcaaaacataaaaaaaatctccttaagcaactcctagATGCAACGGTCCTGACCAGATGGTCCTGGGGTGTCCGTCATGCTCAAAccccggtaagtagatccacacctgtataagaaaattaaaaccaaatagAGTTAAAGATTTAGAATACTAtatgagacaataacactccctattggacacatgcaagacatgattgaggctatttttgtaaaatgaCTTAtatggccaaaaggtggctagaagtgcaaactcaACAAAAGACCTTTAAGACATGGAAAAATTACTTGTAGAAATGGCTTATGCGGCCAAAAAATGGCAAAGGCTGCTAATTCAACACAATGGACCTTAAATAGAGAGAACATCTTGTTGTGGACTTAGAACTCTAGGACACGGGTCACTGAACCATTTTTgcgaaaatgaccccattttgcaaCAATGGCTGATGTGGCAAAAAAGggctagacatgcaaatttgACAAGGACGGACCTTAAAGTAAAGAGACACCTAATTGTGGATTGAAGACTCTCCAGACACAATTAAACAAGTCACTTTGTGAAAATAACCCTATTTTGCAAAATGGCCGATATGGCcgaaagtggctagacatgcaagatttggctacgactctcgaagccaagaacctaagactcactaggaatatcggaccctatgtgggttgcctacgtatcccgccccgagagacgagaatcaggttcgcgtagttcgggcgaattggATACATGcaagaattaaaaaaacaactaatttagataataatatatttttgtattttgtttttaaaaaaatgatgaaacatgtaactctttttgaattttctttttttgattttttttttgggaaaatgATTGGAAAGTGCAAAtttcttttggatttttcatgtttttttctttttctttaaaaaaatgtgaaagaaaaatataacggggccctacttgctttattttttacacttcaccctctttttctATCCTCAAACCTCATTcatccgccaaatgaccctttttacccttgaaaattgcaacatgtagcacataggatgtatcaggatggtcttttatttttgggtacacctgtcctagacgaacccaacccctgtgttgagtccccaaagacaaatgcacgtgatgaaaacaagcgttcctactagggatacgacatgaggctatgttattctaagtttaagacctgggtgtattgttctaaacctggcttaccagAGCGGACAACTCCAGCCGAGGGGGGAAGCGTACCAGTAACCAAAacatcatccggctttgcaacttgtccgaacctcgttcaaAATTGGGATAtcacactaacagaaaagaagtcacgccagcgtgcacttcccaAAGATTAGAAGAGAATGGTTTCGCAGCAGTTTATAtgcaattcaaataatatcaaaacggtaaaaagcgacatttagcacattaggcccaagcatgtaataaaaatcagataataaataaaagccaaatataacaattattctaagctcgaattcttgaactttgaactagagattctgggttcttgtccccagcagagtcgccagagctgtcacacctcctttttctaccaccCCCGAAAGGTGTATAGGgaagtttttttcaatttaagtgataatcgaaacgaaatttatttattaaattcagagtcgccacttgggataatttatggtgtcccaagtcaccggtttgaaatcccaaatcgaggaagtttgactcttatttatggtctgcgaacacataaatctgagtaaggaattctgttaatctgggagaaggtgttaggcattctcgggttccgtatttctagcacggtcgctcaactattattattggcctatttatatgattttaaaacatttttgaaaCCTACGCATTTTATCCTTTTTAAAATCGCTTTTAACAATCTGAttgtcatacaactaattatttgattacatactgcgaatcatgtcacgggaaccgtacccacgatctacaacttgtttattttaataacaaaattaaattgtggccgggtcacataaatgtacccccgaattttagaaattaaagtatcacaactatgtcacgggaaccgtacccgtagctatgacactTTATTTAattgcgcctaaagcaaactacaaatgtTTAAAGTATTTTCTACACTAAGTTGTAaaattaatatgagggccatagattaaggggtttatttgtgaatgacacgcctcaatttatttcaaaagaatGCACTCAACTTAAAGCAAACTACggatttttcataatttttcctTTCTAAGCTACTTCAAAATTATTGTAAGGATAAAGTTGCTCAATCAAATACAGTCACATAAATTTAAACCACGTAATAATTGTTTTCCACAAAATCGcctaataaaaaatatatatgcacaTATGGACAAAAAGCTCTAGAAAGAGTGCTCCTGATTGTACTATTCCATCTCTTTTTTGACTAATTTCctccgatatatccagggctacaaattcaagtttagaaagatttgacattatttaggaaaagaaagttcttacctcagatactttcaaaatatttgctcgagatggtagagcttcgtgctgataacgtgttataaaataaagactataaagtaaagacaagtatagagagaaactgatatattattcgaattcaaactgatgtacataatgaactgaaatctcttctatttatagaagaaaggaagctgctactataccagatatggataatcttctactgagagcaatgtttatccataacggagtactgaaaggataagcttattatatccgatatggataatcttctaccgggggtagtgtttatccataactgggtactgaaaggataagcttattatacccggtatagataatcttctaccgggggtaatgtttatccataactgggtactgaaaggataagcttattatacccgatatggataatcttctaccgggggtaatgtttatccataactgggtactgaaaggataagcttattatacccgatatggataatcttctaccgggggtagtttttatccataactgggtactgaaaggataagcttattatacccggtatggatagtcttctaccgggggtaatgcgtatccataactgggtactgaaaggataagcttattatacccgatatggataatcttctaacgggggtaatgtttatccataactgggtactgaaaggataagtttattatacccagtatggataatcttctaccgggggtaatgtttatccataaccgggtaccgaagtgataagcttcttcagaaagtttatttccaatagagtacttaaatagataaacatatttacggtggagtcccatatggataagcttcttcaggaagcttatttacaacggagtactaaatgaacatccataatataatatatttataatataCTAGACAATATAAACATCTTAGTTAAATAGTCAAAGATCTAAAAACTTAAAAACCACAACAGAGCAAAGCAAATTCAACATTAACACTAGAAAATAAATTAAACGAAgtacaaaaataaatagaaaaatcacacTACAACAGTGGAAAGATAAAAATACTCACAGATCTGAGATAAAATTTTCGGCAAGGACAACTTCACCGGAGCAGCGAATCAATCGGCGATCACTTTGGTATAAATCAATGAAATTGGAATTACAAAAGGTTAAACAATTCGATAACTCTCGACCGGTGCTTTCGCCGGCAAACAAGGACGGGACCGGTAATTCGATACCTCAATGGAAACCTCAAGCTCCACTTCGATGGAGAGCTCACTGCTCAAAGTTTTCTTGTGAACTTTTCCGAATCACACAACTCGAACTCACTGACTTATGGTAGCAATTGATAGAGATGCTCAGCACAAGGATTATTCTGTCCTCTAAGACCTTCACTTTTTGCTTGTACTTAGGATAACCAATACATAGGTTATAAACTCAGAAAAAGGGGAGGGGGGGTTCTATTATGGGGGAATGGTTGTTGCTTTGTCAAAGAGAGATGAGGGTTATTTTTGAAGAAGGAAGCGGCTAAATTGGGGAATTGGGGGTGGGCACCGTTCTTAGCTTAGAATTTAGGTTAGCTCTTCTTCCCTTTTTTTGCTTAGGAATTCCATGTCTGTCGTTGTCTAGGGAGTATAGGTATTTTTGTTTGCTAGGTCTCCTCTTTGATTTAGGAATTTAGGCATTATTTTATAGGGATAAGAATTAGGTCAGGTCAAATGGGAATGGATATGGGTTTGGATTTAGGAAATTAGGTTGGACCATATTTTATTGGGTTTTAACTTTGGGGTAGAAAAACTAAATAAAGCAATGTAAAAAATCActcttaattaaaataaactaatataaaactaaatactaaaagtaaaactaatttgtattttcaaatgttataatactataaatataaatatactagtTCACTTTAACCCAAAGatgaaatgttttttttttttttgtaatttttttattttttgtgataaaaataaagtaaaaaagtcaaaattatttgaaatagcgatattaggcctaaactaaatatttacatgctaaaatatataaaatcttggggagggtcaaaaatcacaagTCTATCGCGTACTGTTAAACTATGGAAAATATGACAATTTAGTCAAAGTTTAGAACAAAGGAAAGGCAATCGATAATAAAAGCACAGTGTGTATTGGTAGATACTTGAGACCTGTATATGTCTCATAATTCTTTTAGTAGGTTCAACAAAAGTCAGTTTCTTTGACATAAGAAATTAACTCACTTTCAACTAGCCTTAAAACATCTGGTACAGGTAAATTTTTCTTCCTCAACTGGCCGTAACGCGGCCAATAGCATAACAGATAATGAGGCAGCCCACCAGCCAGAGCTGGTTCTCATCTTAATATGCACGAAATATGAAATGTTTCGTCGAGCAAATGCATTTTTCTTGCAGCATTTCAGAAAATTTTCGTACAAAACAGGCAATTTCATGCCTGTTAGACCAAATATTCAATACACATGAAGCTATTAACTTTTGAAACAAAAGGGTAAGGCCAAAACTTTACATGTATAGTGCTATATGTAACAAATGGACTCAGGCAACTAAGCTTAAAACCTAAAAGAAAACGTTATCCGGTGCCAGGGGTTCCTAGAAATTTGACAAGCTACCATTCTAGAGATCAGCCAAAGACCTTGTAACACTATATATAGAGCAAAATGACCAAATATATTGTCTGTGCTAACCTAAGTATTGTGATTCACCAAATCTGTCCACCAGGTGACTAAAAAGTGCAGTGTCACCACTGCAACAGGCTGGAATTCCAAGAATTCATTGTTGGCGGTGGTCTAAAATGTCTCATATGAGGAGCTTGTGCCCTTAGTACACAGCCTGTTCCAGGGATCGCCGCATAACTAAAAGTTTGGATCGAGGGTTGACTTGGAACACTAGTCGATAAAACTGGTGTGAGGATGACAGGCTGCAAGTTTCGTGTTGGGGTCATAGGTGAACCACTTGTCGGCAGATTAGCAGAGGTTGTCGTTTGCAGGGTGACCCTTGCACTTGTTGGCGGAACTGCAGCTGACTCTGTCACCATAGGCAATTCAGCATTTTGAGATGGAATGACAGCCATTGAAAAATTCTGAGAGGATATTTGATAGTCCGCAGCTCGTTGCTCTAAGTTGACATGTTCAGAAAATAAACTTGGATACTTCAGAACATCTGATGATTGACTTGCTGGTTGTGTTGATGCAGAAATCACTGCTGGGACACTACTAGGTCGGCTTGGTGATGATTGTCCAGTTCCTGTAATACATATTCGGAAAGCACACATTAAGGATATCATTAATAAAACTAGACATAGTAACTGAGAGACAGGAAAATGCCAAAAGTTAATCGAGTTTGAGAGTAAAAGAGCTTGAGATGTTAATTATCCTATTATATTTAACATTTATATCCTCAAAGCAATATTAATACTAGAAAAGTTCAGGCCATCTGTATGGACAAAATCAGACCAGAGGAAAAGGAGGAATATGCTATTAGTAGCTTTATTTTTGAAAATGTTGTTCACTGTTTTAAAATGCAGTTGAAAAAGCTTTGACTCCATAACAGATTGATCAAAGTGCCGTTCTTGTCAAGCGTATGTAACTGCAATTACCATCATTATTATTAAGTAAAAAGTAATAAAAATGCATACCTTCTGCCATCTCTAGTGACCACGCAGTATTTTGTATCTGGATCATGGCTTCAGCTAGTAACTTATTCATATGCACTTTGTTGTAGAGTGTATCAAGATCTTTGCGCTTTTGAACTAATTCCGTGTCAGCAACCTCAAACAGCAAATCGTACTTCTTCTTTATTGCATCTAGCTCTTTTTCATATTCAGATATCAGGAGCAAATTCTGCATAAAATTTTATAATGAAAATTTCAGTAATCTTTGCAATGGGAAgcattattatattttaaaattacaacaaaaaaaaattaacaataaATCAAAAGGACAcagaaatgaacaagaaaggggCACAGGTCAGACGGACAAACCAGATTTTCATGCAATTTTGTAGTTTGTTCTCTCTCCTTTAGTATCCTCTCCATCTCCATTTGAAGTGCGTATGAACAAGGGGATTGAAGCAGCTCAGATGCGTCTGGAGAGGCATCAGGACGACATCGATATTCCTGGCTGTTTCTGCTTCTCATACTCGCATCGTTTCCTGCACCTATACTCGTATGCTGTTGCAGTGGCAAATTTCCTGCAGACCGCTGAATAGAAGAGTCTATTGGCAAATTCAACTCCTCTGGCTGAAGGTCCACGAAATCTAAAACCTGGTGACTGGAAGAATCAATACAATTCCTATGGCTCTGGTGATTGTCAGTGGGCACAAATGCATGAGCTTGATCACGGCCAGTAGAGGCGGGCAAATTGGAATCTGGCGGCTGAGATAGATAGAAGAAAGTTTGAGAAAATAATCAGGTGTCCACTCTGATTCAAGAAACTTCATGGCACCAATAACAAAGATGAAAGTTCATTCCATTGATACTAGAGGTGAAGGAAATGAAACCAGCACCGCGAGATAGATTGTCAGACGGAAACAACTTGCCCAGTGCATATAAGGGACCACAGCCAACATTTAGCCACATTCTAAATTCTCCTACTACAGAATGTCTAATTAAAATGTACGGAAAAATGTTTTAGAAAGTAATTCAGTAAGATGCTATGAGCACATGGTGGGATCATAAATTTCATATATTTCATGATAAAGgcaatatttttcataattgcCTGGCGTAAGAAACTGCCTCTCTACCTTTATAACataggggtaaggtatgcgtacacactaccctccccagaccccacttaggggattacaatgggtttgttgttgttgcctGGCATAAGAAACTATGAAATTTCAACATTTTCTAACACTTTGTTTCGACAACTTACACAATCTCTTGATGTTAATATTTCTTTTATTGAGAATATTAGCTTTCCTCTGGTTAAATTTTACCATAATACCTTCCCTGGTGTAAGTTTTGCAGAGTCATCCAGTAACTTAACCCTTGTTGAACAAGCAAGAGGAGAACTTCATTTAATGCCAGATCACATGCTAGAGGCCACTGCTTCATTCATTCAAAAACTGATTTCTCATGTTACTTGTTAGAACTTGGAACAATTTCCAGATGCATTTTGGAGAAATTTCGGAATGTGAAAAAGAATTCAGGAAGATATCCCCGCACCTGATTTGATTTCTTGGAAATACTTTCTTTTCGATGCTGATCAGTCATGGTTAAGCCAACTTGGGACTGAACCTTGTCAATAGCTGCTCTACCTTGCCTGTCAATATCGCACTGCGGACTGGGATTACTCACAAGACGCCTGCTTTTATACTTGTTACCACCAGAAAGATGAGACATCCCTAGAAAATGAGTTTGGCATCAAAAAGCAAATATGTCAGTGTCTGATGATAAAGAAAAATTAATGGATACAAAGATATAACATAGGCACTGCATTACCAAGTTTGTGTCTCTTTCCCTGGACATGCAATTTCCTTTTCGTCCTTAACTTGGGTTCTGGAGTAAGATGAACTTTATTGCCCTCTTTCCTGCCTTTCTTTTCAGAAACTTGTTCCCTTTCGGATGGCTGACACAAATCACCCCGGGGTCTAACTGTCCTAATCCCTTGTGATAGTCTAGGCAAGTGTTTCCACCTACGAACCGTTCCATGTAACAGACTTATCCAGAAAACATTGGGAAGTTCATTCGTCATTCCTCTCACAAAAGAAGAATCATCCATCAGTTGCATTTCCACTTCACCAAGTAGAGATATATTTCTTGGATAAGTCCCTCCATTCTGCTGCACTTTCAATATCTTTGAACAGCTGTTATAATCACTGTTCTCACTGTTACTAGACATCAGGCGTAACAATTCAGCAAAGACATCATCTAAAGCAGCAATGTCAGACGATCTTTTTGATTGTGAAGATTGTACATGGAAACAATCAAGCATATTGAAAAGATAAGAGGCACCCCAAGTTAGCAGTTCATGGAATTGTTTTATATTCTCTATGTTGCTGTCAATTGTCATACCTTGCTTTGCAAGAATGAGTGCTTTCTCTTCAACAGTAAAATATGAATATAGACGGAGTACCTTTATTTGCTCCAATTTTGAATAAATTGCAATCTTCTGCAGGGATCTTAAATCATTAGTTGGGTCCCAGTCACTGTTAAACAAAATAATTGTATCTATTCTCGAAAGCTTGATGCTGGGAGCACAAACACGAGTCTCCATCAAACAAGCAAATTTCCCACTTCCCTCATTGTTGAACTTGTTCAAGGTAGCTTGCTTCAATTTACGACTGAATTCCCCACTAATGCGTGTATAAGAATCCTCACCAAATTTTCGATGAATAAAATCATCCAAAATGTCCCCGATGGAAATAACCCCCGATCCACCAAGAGACTGTAACATAAACAACTTAGCATCATACGAAATTACGAACATTAGCTAGCAAAGCAATAAGAGAGACATAAAATAAGTTTACATGTATGTTAGAGCAAATCCAACAAAATACAATCAGTCTCCTGAGGGATTTATACATTCACAAataacaaataagaaagaatacTCAAGAGAGCTCCTAGAGGCAACAATAATCATTTATATGGTAGCGTCCAGTCAATTGGGAATATCAAAGACACATATGGAAATCAGGAAGGAACTAGAACGaaagaaaattttgaaagaagtaaaaGCAGATACCCGAAAAAGAATGAGCACTCTTTGTCCTTGCTGTTTGATCTCACGAAGAATCTTATAGAGGAATTCCAATTTTCCACTTAGTTTAATTTCAGCATCAAAGTGCTGATCGACAGGAATGCCTTCTAGAACTATGTCTCGCAGAGACCGGTCTTCGAGGTAAGGGTGATCACAACACTGAGAACAAAAATGAAAGTCCAAGTCAGAGATATGGTGATATGCCACTTACAGTAACTGAAGGTTTTACTCTTAAAGACAAATTATTGGAAGCTGAAAACAGTCAAAACAAGTCGAACCTTCCTGGTAGATACAAGTATGTTGTGGAGGGAATTTGGTGAGTTATTCCTCCAACGTGAGCAAAGTAAAGCTGAATTCGAAGAGAGGCAATTGCAATATTGCTCAATTTGTTCATTGGAGAGTTTGACTGGAACCCAGTACTCAATGAACTTCGATGTGGAGGAGTTGCACTCATATGCAACAAAGCTCTTTAACCTTTCCTTGAATTCAGTTAGGTCTATGTTGGGATCAGCGTCCGACAGATCATTGTTGGCCTTGTCATACTCAGGATCAAGTAAAGAGAGAACATTACAGTGATTGAACCCTCTATCACATCTACCCTGATACATTTAGGAAATGTAAGTTGCTGCAGATACTTGGGAATCTATACAGAATAGAAGAATTCAAACCTCTAGTTGACGGAAAATAAGCAATCTCATATCAGAAACAAGCACTTTAATTTGTGAGAGAAGTATTGACATGGCAGAACCCTGGCACTGGTCTATAATTACTGCTCCCCAGCTTATTGGCTGAAGCATTTCAAGATCCTGCATAAGTATAGCTATATATAGATCAGGAAAATGCAACACCGTATCTGCT
Coding sequences:
- the LOC104232674 gene encoding uncharacterized protein isoform X2, coding for MEEEKKVKSLKRKRMTGQSFRKWVIEQAERRKCSENADKKEDHVSEEEHHVTESNRPHEEETIKYARRVDDQREKHACPSEENDKKDVEPFRSELRVDRTANCKGSKQGDKTEGESKDCLICKQEGNLLSCAGQGCKRSFHLSCVDPPLSYFPPGPWHCYWCVRRKLKLGVHSVSEGVDSLLDVRECNFVMQNREYLVKYKGLAHVHNHWITERQLLLEAPAALRRFKKKNKSVSWKTEWSLPHRLLDKRLIAVTDHKNTHVHGIDENDADCHYEWLVKWTGLGYSHATWEVENASFLRSLEAVKLMTNYEIRHQQAKKELHPLTEDEKRKADFQELPRPLFGSVPQVHNHLTYINTLRKYWQKGQSAVVIDDQERILKVVLFLLSLPKDIGLPFLIITTSAELPLWEAEFLHWASSANIVVYKGNKDIRAIIRTLEFHNKQGAIMFQVLLSPYDAIVEDLEMLQPISWGAVIIDQCQGSAMSILLSQIKVLVSDMRLLIFRQLEGRCDRGFNHCNVLSLLDPEYDKANNDLSDADPNIDLTEFKERLKSFVAYECNSSTSKFIEYWVPVKLSNEQIEQYCNCLSSNSALLCSRWRNNSPNSLHNILVSTRKCCDHPYLEDRSLRDIVLEGIPVDQHFDAEIKLSGKLEFLYKILREIKQQGQRVLILFRSLGGSGVISIGDILDDFIHRKFGEDSYTRISGEFSRKLKQATLNKFNNEGSGKFACLMETRVCAPSIKLSRIDTIILFNSDWDPTNDLRSLQKIAIYSKLEQIKVLRLYSYFTVEEKALILAKQGMTIDSNIENIKQFHELLTWGASYLFNMLDCFHVQSSQSKRSSDIAALDDVFAELLRLMSSNSENSDYNSCSKILKVQQNGGTYPRNISLLGEVEMQLMDDSSFVRGMTNELPNVFWISLLHGTVRRWKHLPRLSQGIRTVRPRGDLCQPSEREQVSEKKGRKEGNKVHLTPEPKLRTKRKLHVQGKRHKLGMSHLSGGNKYKSRRLVSNPSPQCDIDRQGRAAIDKVQSQVGLTMTDQHRKESISKKSNQPPDSNLPASTGRDQAHAFVPTDNHQSHRNCIDSSSHQVLDFVDLQPEELNLPIDSSIQRSAGNLPLQQHTSIGAGNDASMRSRNSQEYRCRPDASPDASELLQSPCSYALQMEMERILKEREQTTKLHENLNLLLISEYEKELDAIKKKYDLLFEVADTELVQKRKDLDTLYNKVHMNKLLAEAMIQIQNTAWSLEMAEGTGQSSPSRPSSVPAVISASTQPASQSSDVLKYPSLFSEHVNLEQRAADYQISSQNFSMAVIPSQNAELPMVTESAAVPPTSARVTLQTTTSANLPTSGSPMTPTRNLQPVILTPVLSTSVPSQPSIQTFSYAAIPGTGCVLRAQAPHMRHFRPPPTMNSWNSSLLQW
- the LOC104232674 gene encoding uncharacterized protein isoform X3; translated protein: MQNREYLVKYKGLAHVHNHWITERQLLLEAPAALRRFKKKNKSVSWKTEWSLPHRLLDKRLIAVTDHKNTHVHGIDENDADCHYEWLVKWTGLGYSHATWEVENASFLRSLEAVKLMTNYEIRHQQAKKELHPLTEDEKRKADFQELPRPLFGSVPQVHNHLTYINTLRKYWQKGQSAVVIDDQERILKVVLFLLSLPKDIGLPFLIITTSAELPLWEAEFLHWASSANIVVYKGNKDIRAIIRTLEFHNKQGAIMFQVLLSPYDAIVEDLEMLQPISWGAVIIDQCQGSAMSILLSQIKVLVSDMRLLIFRQLEGRCDRGFNHCNVLSLLDPEYDKANNDLSDADPNIDLTEFKERLKSFVAYECNSSTSKFIEYWVPVKLSNEQIEQYCNCLSSNSALLCSRWRNNSPNSLHNILVSTRKCCDHPYLEDRSLRDIVLEGIPVDQHFDAEIKLSGKLEFLYKILREIKQQGQRVLILFRSLGGSGVISIGDILDDFIHRKFGEDSYTRISGEFSRKLKQATLNKFNNEGSGKFACLMETRVCAPSIKLSRIDTIILFNSDWDPTNDLRSLQKIAIYSKLEQIKVLRLYSYFTVEEKALILAKQGMTIDSNIENIKQFHELLTWGASYLFNMLDCFHVQSSQSKRSSDIAALDDVFAELLRLMSSNSENSDYNSCSKILKVQQNGGTYPRNISLLGEVEMQLMDDSSFVRGMTNELPNVFWISLLHGTVRRWKHLPRLSQGIRTVRPRGDLCQPSEREQVSEKKGRKEGNKVHLTPEPKLRTKRKLHVQGKRHKLGMSHLSGGNKYKSRRLVSNPSPQCDIDRQGRAAIDKVQSQVGLTMTDQHRKESISKKSNQPPDSNLPASTGRDQAHAFVPTDNHQSHRNCIDSSSHQVLDFVDLQPEELNLPIDSSIQRSAGNLPLQQHTSIGAGNDASMRSRNSQEYRCRPDASPDASELLQSPCSYALQMEMERILKEREQTTKLHENLNLLLISEYEKELDAIKKKYDLLFEVADTELVQKRKDLDTLYNKVHMNKLLAEAMIQIQNTAWSLEMAEGTGQSSPSRPSSVPAVISASTQPASQSSDVLKYPSLFSEHVNLEQRAADYQISSQNFSMAVIPSQNAELPMVTESAAVPPTSARVTLQTTTSANLPTSGSPMTPTRNLQPVILTPVLSTSVPSQPSIQTFSYAAIPGTGCVLRAQAPHMRHFRPPPTMNSWNSSLLQW
- the LOC104232674 gene encoding uncharacterized protein isoform X1, which translates into the protein MEEEKKVKSLKRKRMTGQSFRKWVIEQAERRKCSENADKKEDHVSEEEHHVTESNRPHEEETIKYARRVDDQREKHACPSEENDKKDVEPFRSELRVDRTANCKGSKQGDKTEGESKDCLICKQEGNLLSCAGQGCKRSFHLSCVDPPLSYFPPGPWHCYWCVRRKLKLGVHSVSEGVDSLLDVRECNFGNEVMQNREYLVKYKGLAHVHNHWITERQLLLEAPAALRRFKKKNKSVSWKTEWSLPHRLLDKRLIAVTDHKNTHVHGIDENDADCHYEWLVKWTGLGYSHATWEVENASFLRSLEAVKLMTNYEIRHQQAKKELHPLTEDEKRKADFQELPRPLFGSVPQVHNHLTYINTLRKYWQKGQSAVVIDDQERILKVVLFLLSLPKDIGLPFLIITTSAELPLWEAEFLHWASSANIVVYKGNKDIRAIIRTLEFHNKQGAIMFQVLLSPYDAIVEDLEMLQPISWGAVIIDQCQGSAMSILLSQIKVLVSDMRLLIFRQLEGRCDRGFNHCNVLSLLDPEYDKANNDLSDADPNIDLTEFKERLKSFVAYECNSSTSKFIEYWVPVKLSNEQIEQYCNCLSSNSALLCSRWRNNSPNSLHNILVSTRKCCDHPYLEDRSLRDIVLEGIPVDQHFDAEIKLSGKLEFLYKILREIKQQGQRVLILFRSLGGSGVISIGDILDDFIHRKFGEDSYTRISGEFSRKLKQATLNKFNNEGSGKFACLMETRVCAPSIKLSRIDTIILFNSDWDPTNDLRSLQKIAIYSKLEQIKVLRLYSYFTVEEKALILAKQGMTIDSNIENIKQFHELLTWGASYLFNMLDCFHVQSSQSKRSSDIAALDDVFAELLRLMSSNSENSDYNSCSKILKVQQNGGTYPRNISLLGEVEMQLMDDSSFVRGMTNELPNVFWISLLHGTVRRWKHLPRLSQGIRTVRPRGDLCQPSEREQVSEKKGRKEGNKVHLTPEPKLRTKRKLHVQGKRHKLGMSHLSGGNKYKSRRLVSNPSPQCDIDRQGRAAIDKVQSQVGLTMTDQHRKESISKKSNQPPDSNLPASTGRDQAHAFVPTDNHQSHRNCIDSSSHQVLDFVDLQPEELNLPIDSSIQRSAGNLPLQQHTSIGAGNDASMRSRNSQEYRCRPDASPDASELLQSPCSYALQMEMERILKEREQTTKLHENLNLLLISEYEKELDAIKKKYDLLFEVADTELVQKRKDLDTLYNKVHMNKLLAEAMIQIQNTAWSLEMAEGTGQSSPSRPSSVPAVISASTQPASQSSDVLKYPSLFSEHVNLEQRAADYQISSQNFSMAVIPSQNAELPMVTESAAVPPTSARVTLQTTTSANLPTSGSPMTPTRNLQPVILTPVLSTSVPSQPSIQTFSYAAIPGTGCVLRAQAPHMRHFRPPPTMNSWNSSLLQW